In a genomic window of Styela clava chromosome 7, kaStyClav1.hap1.2, whole genome shotgun sequence:
- the LOC120328526 gene encoding muskelin-like: MSSEENAFLNYKIFNWSSYSTNYLPENIQQNEPTKQSSRWSSSSNSPPQFLLLKLPRPAIVQTIMFGKFEKNHVCNIKKFKVLGGMEEDNLIELLKGGLKNDHNPETFHMKHRIDGQLFPCRFIKIVPLLSWGSAFNFSIWYVELRGIEETEIVQPCLKWYYEHREREAIRLCLKHFRQHNYVEAFQSLQKKTKITLEHPLLTELHRKLVMDGDFEECENIMQKAVTEDLFNHYISHQEYKAQWANISLKSFPQPDGLPGMRGGHQMCMDYINNHVYLLGGWDGTKDLPDFWRFEVDRSTWVCLSAVTNDVGGPSARSCHKICIDCENGRLYTLGRYLDSSKRTLSTVRNDFHVYHIKTGKWQLLSKDTAVDGGPRLIFDHQMCIDQPSQTIYVFGGRILTANTQSQVGSMRPLPEFSGLYRYHIPSSTWHLLREDSGNAGPQDIRSRIGHSMLLDTETHCLYIFGGQRSKEYVNDFFVYDINQDSVNVLHDGTKKEEGLPPSGFTQRATINPALREIHMLSGLSKDKDKREDNMQNSFWIYGINDDSWNCVYKNELSSQGGATQSGTSSSASVEVNEPCPRYAHQLVYDHVRRTHYMFGGNPGSKSSPKTRLSDFWSLNLSRPSKGDILQKCRYMLRRHKFREQSLSDPMSALLYLQNDVSETVHHEDPKEEREFRLLATSLFGSVSDSESDDDTTNATPSITATDSEKTSATKSSTVKTSYLHLKYADIDENFVERTKLFDALASYFPEEMTQPSGNIIDLMQL; encoded by the exons ATGTCTAGCGAGGAGAACGCCTTCTTGAATTACAAGATTTTTAACTGGTCTAGTTATTCTACGAATTATCTGCCAGA AAACATTCAACAGAATGAGCCGACAAAACAGTCATCGAGATGGTCATCAAGCTCCAATTCACCCCCTCAGTTTCTACTCCTCAAACTACCACGACCAGCGATCGTTCAAACCATTATGTtcggaaaatttgagaaaaatcatGTCTGTAATATCAAGAAATTTAAA GTTCTAGGGGGAATGGAAGAGGATAATCTGATAGAGTTACTCAAAGGTGGACTAAAGAACGATCACAACCCAGAAACATTCCATATGAAGCATAGAATAGATGGACAACTTTTCCCTTGCAGGTTTATCAAAATAG TACCACTGTTATCCTGGGGTTCAGCTTTTAACTTCAGTATCTGGTACGTTGAACTGAGAGGCATAGAAGAAACTGAAATCGTTCAACCATGTTTAAAATGGTATTATGAG CATCGCGAACGAGAAGCAATACGTCTATGTTTGAAGCATTTTCGACAACACAATTATGTTGAAGCGTTTCAatctttgcaaaaaaaaactaaaataacacTGGAACATCCTCTATTGACTGAACTTCACAGGAAATTGGTCATGGATGGAGACTTTGAGGAATGTGAAAATATAATGCAAAAAGCTGTCACCG AGGATCTATTCAATCATTATATCAGCCATCAAGAATACAAAGCACAATGGGCgaatatatcattaaaatccTTTCCACAGCCTGATGGTTTGCCTGGTATGAGAGGAGGCCATCAAATGTGCATGGACTATATCAACA ATCATGTTTATCTTCTCGGTGGATGGGACGGGACCAAAGACTTACCTGATTTCTGGAGATTTGAAGTTGATCGTTCGACCTGGGTCTGTCTGTCTGCCGTTACAAATGATGTTGGAGGCCCGTCTGCCCGTTCTTGCCACAAGATTTGTATAGATTGTGAAAATGGAAGACTATACACTTTGGGGAG GTACCTTGACTCTTCAAAACGGACACTTTCAACAGTTCGAAATGATTTTCACGTTTATCACATTAAGACTGGCAAATGGCAATTATTAAGCAAAGATACAGCTGTGGATGGAGGACCTAGGTTAATATTTGACCACCAG ATGTGCATTGATCAGCCATCTCAAACCATCTATGTCTTTGGAGGTCGAATTTTGACAGCAAACACACAAAGTCAGGTCGGTTCAATGCGACCATTACCGGAATTTTCCGGTTTATACCGGTACCATATACCTTCAAGTACATGGCATTTGTTGAGAGAAGATTCAGGGAATGCTGGACCTCAGGACATCAGATCAAGGATTGGACATTCAATGCTATTGGATACT GAAACACACTGTCTTTAcattttcgggggtcaaagatCAAAAGAGTATGTGAACGATTTCTTTGTTTATGACATAAACCAGGACTCGGTGAATGTTCTCCATGACGGAACCAAGAAAGAAGAAGGCTTGCCACCGTCTGGTTTTACACAGAGAGCAACAATAAATCCTGCGTTGAGGGAGATTCATATGCTCTCG GGACTAAGCAAAGACAAGGATAAACGTGAAGACAACATGCAGAATTCATTCTGGATTTACGGAATCAATGACGATAGTTGGAATTGCGTTTATAAGAATGAACTGTCATCACAAGGTGGCGCTACACAGTCTGGAACAAGCAGTTCCGCTTCAGTGGAAGTCAACGAACCGTGTCCAAGATACGCACATCAACTCGTATATGATCATGTCAGAAGG aCCCACTATATGTTTGGAGGGAATCCTGGAAGCAAATCTTCACCTAAAACAAGACTTTCGGATTTTTGGAGTTTAAATTTGTCAAGGCCTTCGAAAGGAGATATTCTGCAAAAGTGTAG gTATATGTTAAGACGACACAAATTCCGCGAACAATCTCTGAGTGACCCAATGTCTGCTCTTCTGTATTTGCAAAACGACGTCTCAGAAACTGTCCACCATGAGGACCCAAAGGAAGAAAGAGAATTTCGACTTTTAGCGACGTCGTTATTTGGTTCTGTATCCGATTCAGAGTCAGATGATGACACTACAAACGCCACG CCATCTATAACAGCCACAGACTCCGAGAAAACATCAGCAACTAAATCATCTACTGTTAAGACTTcttatttacatttaaaatatgcTGACATCGACGAAAATTTTGTTGAAAGAACTAAG ctATTTGATGCATTAGCTTCATATTTTCCCGAAGAGATGACACAGCCAAGTGGAAATATTATAGACTTGATGCAATTATGA